Proteins encoded in a region of the Esox lucius isolate fEsoLuc1 chromosome 9, fEsoLuc1.pri, whole genome shotgun sequence genome:
- the npepps gene encoding puromycin-sensitive aminopeptidase isoform X4, translated as MLLVLGRRVSLSFVKRVNPQDPVLFSKPILLNFRTNIFRVIHSSTVFASVTRSNYTDTMPERRPFVRLPTDVYPVNYGLSLKPDLIDFTFEGKLEAIVEVTLATNQIVMNCADIDIITASFVPEGAEEINATGFNYQNEDEKVTLSFPSALQKGSGTLKIDFVGELNDKMKGFYRSKYANPSGEIRYAAVTQFEATDARRAFPCWDEPAIKATFDISLIVPKDRVALSNMNVLDRKPYPEDDSLVEVKFATTPIMSTYLVAFVIGEYDFVEAQSSDGVTVRVYTPTGKAEQGKFALEVAVKTLPFYKDYFSVPYPLPKIDLIAIADFAAGAMENWGLVTYRETALLIDPRNSCSSSRQWVALVVGHELAHQWFGNLVTMEWWTHLWLNEGFASWIEYLCVDHCFPEYDIWTQFVSADYTRALDLDALDNSHPIEVNVGHPSEVDEIFDAISYSKGASVIRMLHNYIGDEDFRKGMHSYLLKFQHKNAATEDLWDCLEQASGKPIAQVMSSWTKQMGFPIIVVNQEQQGDDRILKISQKKFCASGPHEGEDCPNWMVPVSICTSEDPGCTKLKVLLDSPETTITINNVSPDQWVKINPGTVGFYRIQYSSAMLESLLPGVRDLTLLPVDRLGLQNDLFSLARAGMISTVEVLKLMEAFVNEPNYTVWSDLSCNLGVLSSLLSHTDYHEEIQEFIRDLFTPIGLKLGWECKQGEGHLDALLRGLVLGKLGKAGHKPTLEEARRRFKDHVEGKQILSADLRSPVYLTVLKHGDSATLETMLKLHKQADMQEEKNRIERVLGAISAPDLIQKVLTFALSEEVRPQDTVSVIGGVAGSSKHGRKAAWKFVKDNWEELHNRYQGGFLISRLIKLSVDGFAIDKMAAEVKSFFESHHAPAAERTVQQCCENILLNAAWLKRDADDIHQYLLQRKAPPV; from the exons ATGTTGCTGGTTCTCGGCCGTCGGGTTTCGCTGTCATTCGTAAAACGAGTCAATCCCCAAGATCCAGTTTTGTTCTCGAAGCCCATTTTGCTAAATTTCAGAACTAATATATTCAGAGTAATACACAGCAGCACCGTCTTCGCAAGCGTTACCAGATCAAATTATACAGACACCATGCCTGAAAGGAGGCCCTTCGTACGGTTGCCCACTGACGTCTATCCTGTTAACTACGGGTTGAGCTTGAAGCCCGACCTCATCGACTTTACTTTCGAGGGCAAGCTAGAGGCGATTGTAGAG GTCACACTGGCTACAAATCAAATAGTTATGAACTGTGCTGACATCGACATCATTACAGCATCCTTTGTACCAGAGGGAGCGGAAG AAATCAACGCTACGGGATTCAACTATCAAAATGAGGACGAGAAAGTCACCCTGTCCTTCCCTAGTGCTCTTCAGAAAG GGTCTGGTACGTTGAAGATTGACTTTGTGGGGGAGCTGAACGACAAAATGAAAGGTTTCTACAGAAGTAAATATGCAAATCCTTCAGGAGAAATCCGTTATGCTGCTGTCACACAGTTTGAG gcCACGGACGCTCGCCGGGCTTTCCCCTGTTGGGACGAGCCAGCTATCAAAGCCACCTTTGACATCTCTCTGATAGTTCCCAAGGACCGAGTAGCCTTGTCAAATATG AATGTCCTCGATCGAAAGCCATATCCTGAAGATGACAGCCTTGTGGAAGTGAAGTTTGCCACTACTCCCATCATGTCCACGTACCTTGTAGCATTTGTCATTGGCGAATATGACTTTGTAGAGGCCCAATCATCGGATGGAGTGACAGTACGCGTCTACACGCCCACAGGAAAGGCGGAACAAGGGAAATTTGCGCTGGAG GTTGCTGTAAAGACATTACCTTTCTACAAAGACTACTTCAGTGTACCTTACCCTTTGCCTAAAATTGATCTGATAGCTATTGCTGACTTTGCTGCTG GTGCCATGGAAAACTGGGGCCTTGTTACCTACAG GGAGACAGCGCTGCTGATTGACCCGAGGAACTCGTGCTCTTCATCACGGCAGTGGGTGGCACTGGTGGTGGGACATGAGCTGGCCCACCAGTGGTTTGGAAATTTGGTCACCATG GAGTGGTGGACCCATCTTTGGCTCAACGAGGGATTTGCGTCCTGGATCGAGTACCTCTGTGTGGACCACTGCTTTCCCGAGTACGACATATGGACACAGTTTGTGTCGGCCGACTACACTCGCGCCCTGGACCTGGACGCGTTGGACAATAGTCATCCCATCGAG GTGAACGTGGGCCACCCGTCCGAAGTAGACGAGATTTTTGATGCCATATCGTACAGCAAAGGCGCGTCCGTGATTCGTATGCTGCACAACTACATAGGAGACGAG GACTTTAGGAAAGGAATGCATTCTTACCTGTTGAAGTTTCAACATAAGAACGCAGCTACAG AGGACTTGTGGGACTGTCTGGAACAGGCTAGCGGGAAACCCATCGCCCAGGTGATGAGCTCTTGGACCAAACAGATGGGCTTCCCTATAATTGTAGTGAACCAAGAGCAG CAAGGGGATGACCGCATCCTCAAGATATCTCAAAAGAAATTCTGTGCCAGTGGACCACATGAGG GCGAGGACTGCCCTAACTGGATGGTACCTGTTAGCATCTGTACGAGCGAGGACCCAGGCTGCACCAAGCTCAAGGTGCTGCTGGACAGCCCGGAGACCACAATCACCATCAACAACGTCAGCCCTGACCAGTGGGTCAAG ATTAACCCAGGCACGGTGGGCTTCTACAGGATCCAGTACAGCTCAGCCATGTTGGAGAGCCTGCTGCCTGGGGTCAGGGACCTCACCCTGCTGCCGGTGGACCGACTGGGCCTGCAGAATGACCTCTTCTCTCTG GCGCGTGCCGGCATGATCAGCACGGTGGAGGTGCTGAAGCTGATGGAGGCCTTCGTCAACGAGCCCAACTACACTGTATGGAGCGATCTGAGCTGCAACCTGGGagtgctctcctctctcctttcccacACAGACTATCACGAGGAGATCCAGGAGTTCATTCGAGACCTGTTCACCCCCATCGGCCTCAAGCTGGGCTGGGAATGCAAGCAGGGCGAAG GTCACTTGGATGCCTTGCTAAGGGGCCTGGTTCTGGGGAAGCTAGGGAAGGCCGGTCACAAGCCCACACTTGAGGAGGCCCGGCGGAGATTCAAAGACCACGTGGAAGGCAAGCAGATCCTCTCTGCAGACCTCAGGAGTCCA GTGTACTTAACGGTGCTCAAGCATGGAGACAGTGCCACGTTGGAAACCATGCTGAAG CTTCACAAACAAGCCGACATGCAGGAGGAGAAGAACCGCATAGAGCGAGTGCTGGGAGCCATCTCTGCTCCTGACCTCATCCAGAAAGTCCTCACCTTTGCCCTCTCG GAGGAGGTGCGTCCCCAGGACACGGTGTCAGTAATCGGGGGCGTAGCCGGGAGCAGTAAACACGGACGGAAAGCCGCCTGGAAGTTTGTCAAGGACAACTGGGAAGAGCTTCACAACCGCTACCAGGGTGGCTTCCTCATATCAAGGCTAATCAAG CTCTCTGTGGATGGATTTGCCATTGACAAAATGGCTGCTGAAGTAAAG AGTTTCTTCGAGAGCCACCACGCGCCGGCAGCCGAGCGCACGGTCCAGCAGTGCTGTGAGAACATTCTCCTCAACGCCGCCTGGCTCAAGCGTGACGCTGATGACATCCACCAGTATTTACTGCAGCGCAAAGCTCCCCCGGTCTGA
- the npepps gene encoding puromycin-sensitive aminopeptidase isoform X2 yields the protein MLLVLGRRVSLSFVKRVNPQDPVLFSKPILLNFRTNIFRVIHSSTVFASVTRSNYTDTMPERRPFVRLPTDVYPVNYGLSLKPDLIDFTFEGKLEAIVEVTLATNQIVMNCADIDIITASFVPEGAEEINATGFNYQNEDEKVTLSFPSALQKGSGTLKIDFVGELNDKMKGFYRSKYANPSGEIRYAAVTQFEATDARRAFPCWDEPAIKATFDISLIVPKDRVALSNMNVLDRKPYPEDDSLVEVKFATTPIMSTYLVAFVIGEYDFVEAQSSDGVTVRVYTPTGKAEQGKFALEVAVKTLPFYKDYFSVPYPLPKIDLIAIADFAAGAMENWGLVTYRETALLIDPRNSCSSSRQWVALVVGHELAHQWFGNLVTMEWWTHLWLNEGFASWIEYLCVDHCFPEYDIWTQFVSADYTRALDLDALDNSHPIEVNVGHPSEVDEIFDAISYSKGASVIRMLHNYIGDEDFRKGMHSYLLKFQHKNAATEDLWDCLEQASGKPIAQVMSSWTKQMGFPIIVVNQEQQGDDRILKISQKKFCASGPHEGEDCPNWMVPVSICTSEDPGCTKLKVLLDSPETTITINNVSPDQWVKINPGTVGFYRIQYSSAMLESLLPGVRDLTLLPVDRLGLQNDLFSLARAGMISTVEVLKLMEAFVNEPNYTVWSDLSCNLGVLSSLLSHTDYHEEIQEFIRDLFTPIGLKLGWECKQGEGEPPGAGGHLDALLRGLVLGKLGKAGHKPTLEEARRRFKDHVEGKQILSADLRSPVYLTVLKHGDSATLETMLKLHKQADMQEEKNRIERVLGAISAPDLIQKVLTFALSEEVRPQDTVSVIGGVAGSSKHGRKAAWKFVKDNWEELHNRYQGGFLISRLIKLSVDGFAIDKMAAEVKSFFESHHAPAAERTVQQCCENILLNAAWLKRDADDIHQYLLQRKAPPV from the exons ATGTTGCTGGTTCTCGGCCGTCGGGTTTCGCTGTCATTCGTAAAACGAGTCAATCCCCAAGATCCAGTTTTGTTCTCGAAGCCCATTTTGCTAAATTTCAGAACTAATATATTCAGAGTAATACACAGCAGCACCGTCTTCGCAAGCGTTACCAGATCAAATTATACAGACACCATGCCTGAAAGGAGGCCCTTCGTACGGTTGCCCACTGACGTCTATCCTGTTAACTACGGGTTGAGCTTGAAGCCCGACCTCATCGACTTTACTTTCGAGGGCAAGCTAGAGGCGATTGTAGAG GTCACACTGGCTACAAATCAAATAGTTATGAACTGTGCTGACATCGACATCATTACAGCATCCTTTGTACCAGAGGGAGCGGAAG AAATCAACGCTACGGGATTCAACTATCAAAATGAGGACGAGAAAGTCACCCTGTCCTTCCCTAGTGCTCTTCAGAAAG GGTCTGGTACGTTGAAGATTGACTTTGTGGGGGAGCTGAACGACAAAATGAAAGGTTTCTACAGAAGTAAATATGCAAATCCTTCAGGAGAAATCCGTTATGCTGCTGTCACACAGTTTGAG gcCACGGACGCTCGCCGGGCTTTCCCCTGTTGGGACGAGCCAGCTATCAAAGCCACCTTTGACATCTCTCTGATAGTTCCCAAGGACCGAGTAGCCTTGTCAAATATG AATGTCCTCGATCGAAAGCCATATCCTGAAGATGACAGCCTTGTGGAAGTGAAGTTTGCCACTACTCCCATCATGTCCACGTACCTTGTAGCATTTGTCATTGGCGAATATGACTTTGTAGAGGCCCAATCATCGGATGGAGTGACAGTACGCGTCTACACGCCCACAGGAAAGGCGGAACAAGGGAAATTTGCGCTGGAG GTTGCTGTAAAGACATTACCTTTCTACAAAGACTACTTCAGTGTACCTTACCCTTTGCCTAAAATTGATCTGATAGCTATTGCTGACTTTGCTGCTG GTGCCATGGAAAACTGGGGCCTTGTTACCTACAG GGAGACAGCGCTGCTGATTGACCCGAGGAACTCGTGCTCTTCATCACGGCAGTGGGTGGCACTGGTGGTGGGACATGAGCTGGCCCACCAGTGGTTTGGAAATTTGGTCACCATG GAGTGGTGGACCCATCTTTGGCTCAACGAGGGATTTGCGTCCTGGATCGAGTACCTCTGTGTGGACCACTGCTTTCCCGAGTACGACATATGGACACAGTTTGTGTCGGCCGACTACACTCGCGCCCTGGACCTGGACGCGTTGGACAATAGTCATCCCATCGAG GTGAACGTGGGCCACCCGTCCGAAGTAGACGAGATTTTTGATGCCATATCGTACAGCAAAGGCGCGTCCGTGATTCGTATGCTGCACAACTACATAGGAGACGAG GACTTTAGGAAAGGAATGCATTCTTACCTGTTGAAGTTTCAACATAAGAACGCAGCTACAG AGGACTTGTGGGACTGTCTGGAACAGGCTAGCGGGAAACCCATCGCCCAGGTGATGAGCTCTTGGACCAAACAGATGGGCTTCCCTATAATTGTAGTGAACCAAGAGCAG CAAGGGGATGACCGCATCCTCAAGATATCTCAAAAGAAATTCTGTGCCAGTGGACCACATGAGG GCGAGGACTGCCCTAACTGGATGGTACCTGTTAGCATCTGTACGAGCGAGGACCCAGGCTGCACCAAGCTCAAGGTGCTGCTGGACAGCCCGGAGACCACAATCACCATCAACAACGTCAGCCCTGACCAGTGGGTCAAG ATTAACCCAGGCACGGTGGGCTTCTACAGGATCCAGTACAGCTCAGCCATGTTGGAGAGCCTGCTGCCTGGGGTCAGGGACCTCACCCTGCTGCCGGTGGACCGACTGGGCCTGCAGAATGACCTCTTCTCTCTG GCGCGTGCCGGCATGATCAGCACGGTGGAGGTGCTGAAGCTGATGGAGGCCTTCGTCAACGAGCCCAACTACACTGTATGGAGCGATCTGAGCTGCAACCTGGGagtgctctcctctctcctttcccacACAGACTATCACGAGGAGATCCAGGAGTTCATTCGAGACCTGTTCACCCCCATCGGCCTCAAGCTGGGCTGGGAATGCAAGCAGGGCGAAGGTGAGCCCCCAGGGGCTGGTG GTCACTTGGATGCCTTGCTAAGGGGCCTGGTTCTGGGGAAGCTAGGGAAGGCCGGTCACAAGCCCACACTTGAGGAGGCCCGGCGGAGATTCAAAGACCACGTGGAAGGCAAGCAGATCCTCTCTGCAGACCTCAGGAGTCCA GTGTACTTAACGGTGCTCAAGCATGGAGACAGTGCCACGTTGGAAACCATGCTGAAG CTTCACAAACAAGCCGACATGCAGGAGGAGAAGAACCGCATAGAGCGAGTGCTGGGAGCCATCTCTGCTCCTGACCTCATCCAGAAAGTCCTCACCTTTGCCCTCTCG GAGGAGGTGCGTCCCCAGGACACGGTGTCAGTAATCGGGGGCGTAGCCGGGAGCAGTAAACACGGACGGAAAGCCGCCTGGAAGTTTGTCAAGGACAACTGGGAAGAGCTTCACAACCGCTACCAGGGTGGCTTCCTCATATCAAGGCTAATCAAG CTCTCTGTGGATGGATTTGCCATTGACAAAATGGCTGCTGAAGTAAAG AGTTTCTTCGAGAGCCACCACGCGCCGGCAGCCGAGCGCACGGTCCAGCAGTGCTGTGAGAACATTCTCCTCAACGCCGCCTGGCTCAAGCGTGACGCTGATGACATCCACCAGTATTTACTGCAGCGCAAAGCTCCCCCGGTCTGA
- the npepps gene encoding puromycin-sensitive aminopeptidase isoform X1, producing the protein MLLVLGRRVSLSFVKRVNPQDPVLFSKPILLNFRTNIFRVIHSSTVFASVTRSNYTDTMPERRPFVRLPTDVYPVNYGLSLKPDLIDFTFEGKLEAIVEVTLATNQIVMNCADIDIITASFVPEGAEGEEINATGFNYQNEDEKVTLSFPSALQKGSGTLKIDFVGELNDKMKGFYRSKYANPSGEIRYAAVTQFEATDARRAFPCWDEPAIKATFDISLIVPKDRVALSNMNVLDRKPYPEDDSLVEVKFATTPIMSTYLVAFVIGEYDFVEAQSSDGVTVRVYTPTGKAEQGKFALEVAVKTLPFYKDYFSVPYPLPKIDLIAIADFAAGAMENWGLVTYRETALLIDPRNSCSSSRQWVALVVGHELAHQWFGNLVTMEWWTHLWLNEGFASWIEYLCVDHCFPEYDIWTQFVSADYTRALDLDALDNSHPIEVNVGHPSEVDEIFDAISYSKGASVIRMLHNYIGDEDFRKGMHSYLLKFQHKNAATEDLWDCLEQASGKPIAQVMSSWTKQMGFPIIVVNQEQQGDDRILKISQKKFCASGPHEGEDCPNWMVPVSICTSEDPGCTKLKVLLDSPETTITINNVSPDQWVKINPGTVGFYRIQYSSAMLESLLPGVRDLTLLPVDRLGLQNDLFSLARAGMISTVEVLKLMEAFVNEPNYTVWSDLSCNLGVLSSLLSHTDYHEEIQEFIRDLFTPIGLKLGWECKQGEGEPPGAGGHLDALLRGLVLGKLGKAGHKPTLEEARRRFKDHVEGKQILSADLRSPVYLTVLKHGDSATLETMLKLHKQADMQEEKNRIERVLGAISAPDLIQKVLTFALSEEVRPQDTVSVIGGVAGSSKHGRKAAWKFVKDNWEELHNRYQGGFLISRLIKLSVDGFAIDKMAAEVKSFFESHHAPAAERTVQQCCENILLNAAWLKRDADDIHQYLLQRKAPPV; encoded by the exons ATGTTGCTGGTTCTCGGCCGTCGGGTTTCGCTGTCATTCGTAAAACGAGTCAATCCCCAAGATCCAGTTTTGTTCTCGAAGCCCATTTTGCTAAATTTCAGAACTAATATATTCAGAGTAATACACAGCAGCACCGTCTTCGCAAGCGTTACCAGATCAAATTATACAGACACCATGCCTGAAAGGAGGCCCTTCGTACGGTTGCCCACTGACGTCTATCCTGTTAACTACGGGTTGAGCTTGAAGCCCGACCTCATCGACTTTACTTTCGAGGGCAAGCTAGAGGCGATTGTAGAG GTCACACTGGCTACAAATCAAATAGTTATGAACTGTGCTGACATCGACATCATTACAGCATCCTTTGTACCAGAGGGAGCGGAAGGTGAGG AAATCAACGCTACGGGATTCAACTATCAAAATGAGGACGAGAAAGTCACCCTGTCCTTCCCTAGTGCTCTTCAGAAAG GGTCTGGTACGTTGAAGATTGACTTTGTGGGGGAGCTGAACGACAAAATGAAAGGTTTCTACAGAAGTAAATATGCAAATCCTTCAGGAGAAATCCGTTATGCTGCTGTCACACAGTTTGAG gcCACGGACGCTCGCCGGGCTTTCCCCTGTTGGGACGAGCCAGCTATCAAAGCCACCTTTGACATCTCTCTGATAGTTCCCAAGGACCGAGTAGCCTTGTCAAATATG AATGTCCTCGATCGAAAGCCATATCCTGAAGATGACAGCCTTGTGGAAGTGAAGTTTGCCACTACTCCCATCATGTCCACGTACCTTGTAGCATTTGTCATTGGCGAATATGACTTTGTAGAGGCCCAATCATCGGATGGAGTGACAGTACGCGTCTACACGCCCACAGGAAAGGCGGAACAAGGGAAATTTGCGCTGGAG GTTGCTGTAAAGACATTACCTTTCTACAAAGACTACTTCAGTGTACCTTACCCTTTGCCTAAAATTGATCTGATAGCTATTGCTGACTTTGCTGCTG GTGCCATGGAAAACTGGGGCCTTGTTACCTACAG GGAGACAGCGCTGCTGATTGACCCGAGGAACTCGTGCTCTTCATCACGGCAGTGGGTGGCACTGGTGGTGGGACATGAGCTGGCCCACCAGTGGTTTGGAAATTTGGTCACCATG GAGTGGTGGACCCATCTTTGGCTCAACGAGGGATTTGCGTCCTGGATCGAGTACCTCTGTGTGGACCACTGCTTTCCCGAGTACGACATATGGACACAGTTTGTGTCGGCCGACTACACTCGCGCCCTGGACCTGGACGCGTTGGACAATAGTCATCCCATCGAG GTGAACGTGGGCCACCCGTCCGAAGTAGACGAGATTTTTGATGCCATATCGTACAGCAAAGGCGCGTCCGTGATTCGTATGCTGCACAACTACATAGGAGACGAG GACTTTAGGAAAGGAATGCATTCTTACCTGTTGAAGTTTCAACATAAGAACGCAGCTACAG AGGACTTGTGGGACTGTCTGGAACAGGCTAGCGGGAAACCCATCGCCCAGGTGATGAGCTCTTGGACCAAACAGATGGGCTTCCCTATAATTGTAGTGAACCAAGAGCAG CAAGGGGATGACCGCATCCTCAAGATATCTCAAAAGAAATTCTGTGCCAGTGGACCACATGAGG GCGAGGACTGCCCTAACTGGATGGTACCTGTTAGCATCTGTACGAGCGAGGACCCAGGCTGCACCAAGCTCAAGGTGCTGCTGGACAGCCCGGAGACCACAATCACCATCAACAACGTCAGCCCTGACCAGTGGGTCAAG ATTAACCCAGGCACGGTGGGCTTCTACAGGATCCAGTACAGCTCAGCCATGTTGGAGAGCCTGCTGCCTGGGGTCAGGGACCTCACCCTGCTGCCGGTGGACCGACTGGGCCTGCAGAATGACCTCTTCTCTCTG GCGCGTGCCGGCATGATCAGCACGGTGGAGGTGCTGAAGCTGATGGAGGCCTTCGTCAACGAGCCCAACTACACTGTATGGAGCGATCTGAGCTGCAACCTGGGagtgctctcctctctcctttcccacACAGACTATCACGAGGAGATCCAGGAGTTCATTCGAGACCTGTTCACCCCCATCGGCCTCAAGCTGGGCTGGGAATGCAAGCAGGGCGAAGGTGAGCCCCCAGGGGCTGGTG GTCACTTGGATGCCTTGCTAAGGGGCCTGGTTCTGGGGAAGCTAGGGAAGGCCGGTCACAAGCCCACACTTGAGGAGGCCCGGCGGAGATTCAAAGACCACGTGGAAGGCAAGCAGATCCTCTCTGCAGACCTCAGGAGTCCA GTGTACTTAACGGTGCTCAAGCATGGAGACAGTGCCACGTTGGAAACCATGCTGAAG CTTCACAAACAAGCCGACATGCAGGAGGAGAAGAACCGCATAGAGCGAGTGCTGGGAGCCATCTCTGCTCCTGACCTCATCCAGAAAGTCCTCACCTTTGCCCTCTCG GAGGAGGTGCGTCCCCAGGACACGGTGTCAGTAATCGGGGGCGTAGCCGGGAGCAGTAAACACGGACGGAAAGCCGCCTGGAAGTTTGTCAAGGACAACTGGGAAGAGCTTCACAACCGCTACCAGGGTGGCTTCCTCATATCAAGGCTAATCAAG CTCTCTGTGGATGGATTTGCCATTGACAAAATGGCTGCTGAAGTAAAG AGTTTCTTCGAGAGCCACCACGCGCCGGCAGCCGAGCGCACGGTCCAGCAGTGCTGTGAGAACATTCTCCTCAACGCCGCCTGGCTCAAGCGTGACGCTGATGACATCCACCAGTATTTACTGCAGCGCAAAGCTCCCCCGGTCTGA